In Beutenbergia cavernae DSM 12333, the DNA window GGGGGTTCAGCGTCCGCTGTACTGTTCAGCACATGCTGAACTCAGCGACGAACACCCTGGATCGCGTCGAGGTGATGGGGCGGCTCGGCAGGGCGATGAGCGACCCGACGCGGGCACGGCTCCTGGAGCGGCTGCTGGACGGTCCGACGTATCCGGCCGAGCTCGCGGCGGATCTGGCGCTGACGCGGTCGAACGTCTCGAACCATCTGGCGTGCCTGCGTGGGTGCGGCCTCGTGCTGACGGTGCCCGACGGTCGCCGCACCCGCTACGAGATCGCCGACCCGCACCTGGCCGCTGCGCTCGGAGAGCTGATGCGGGTGGTGCTCGACGTCCGCGACGGCCGTGAGTGCGCGAACCCGTTGTGCGACGTCCCGGGGTGCACCGCCTGCGAGACGGGGACCGCGTGAGCCGGGAGTGCTGCGGCGACGACGAGATCGACGCTCGCGAGCTGCAGCTGCGAGCCCTCGCCGACGGGTCGTCCGGCGCGCTCTCCGGCGGCGCCGATGACGACGATGCCGCCGCGAGCGAGGAGGAGTTCGTCCCGTTCTGGCGGGATCGGGTGTTGCTGCTGCCGGCGGCATCCGGGGTCCTCCTCGGCGTCGGCTACGTGCTGGAGTGGACGGGTTCGGACGCTCCGGCGCTCGTGGCGCAGGGCGCCAGCCTGCTCGCGGGCGCGTGGACGTTCGTCCCGGGCGCCGTACGACGGCTCGCCCGCGGCAGGCTCGGCGTCGGGCTGCTGATGACGATCGCGGCCGTGGGCGCCGTCGCCCTCGGGCACGTGGGCGAGGCCGCCGCTCTGGCGTTCCTGTTCTCGATCGCCGAGGCGCTCGAGGACCGCGCGATGGATCGCGCCAAGCACGGTCTGCGCGCCCTGCTCGCGCTCATGCCCGCCACGGCGCGCATCTCGCGGATGGCCGGAGAGATCGAGATCCCGGCGGCGCAGGTCCGTGAGCTCGACCTCCTCGTCGTCCGACCCGGCGAGCGCATCGCCACCGACGGCGTGGTCACCACCGGGCGCAGCTCGCTCGACACGTCCGCCGTCACCGGGGAGTCCATCCCGGTCGAGGTCGCGCCGGGCGACGCCGTTCTCGCCGGGGCCGTGAACGGGACGGGTGCGCTGCTCGTCGAGGCGACGGCGGACGGGCGCGACAACTCCCTCACCACGATCGTCCGGCTCGTCGAGGAGGCCCAGGCGCGCAAGGGCGAGCGGGCGCGGCTCGCGGACCGGATCGCACGTCCCCTGGTGCCGGCGGTGCTCGTCCTCGCCGCCCTGGTGGCGGTCTGGGGACTGATCGTCGGCGACCCGGCGCTGTGGACGCAACGGGCGCTCGTCGTCCTCGTCGCGGCCTCCCCGTGCGCCCTGGCGATCGCCGTCCCCGTCACGGTGATCTCGGCGATCGGGGCCGCGAGCCGGTTCGGCATGGTCGTCAGGTCGGGCGCCGCGTTCGAGGAGCTCGGGGCCGTGCGTGCCGTGGCGATCGACAAGACGGGCACGCTCACCAGGAACCGGCCCGCCGTCGTCGAGGTCAGCACCCGTGCCGGCGTCACGGAGCACCAGGCGCTCACGCTCGCCGCCGCGCTCGAGGCGCGCAGCACGCACCCCCTGGCTGCGGCGATCCTCGCGGCCGCCCCGAGCCCGCCGCTCGCGCACGACGTCGCCGAGCTCCCCGGGCGCGGGCTCCAGGGGGACGTCGACGGCGTCCGGGTGCAGGTCGGCACTACCCGGTGGCTCGATCCCGGGGACCTCGCCGACGACGCCGCTCGCCTCGAGGGCGAGGGCATGACGGTGGTGGCGGTCGTGTCCGACGGCGTCCCGGCGGCCGTGATCGGGATCCGCGACGAGTTGCGGCCCGAGGCGCCCGACGCCGTCGCCCGCCTGCGGGCCGACGGGATCACCGTGACGATGGTCACCGGCGACAACGAACGCACCGCCCGGGCGCTCGCCGCGGAGGCCGGCATCGAGGACGTGCGCGCGGCCCAGCTGCCACAGGACAAGGAGCGGGCCGTCCGGGAGTCCTCGTCCCGCGTCCCGACGGCGATGATCGGCGACGGCGTGAACGACGCGCCGGCGCTCGCGGCGGCGGACGTCGGGATCGCCATGGGCGTGGGTGGCTCAGCGGCCGCGATCGAGTCGGCCGACGTCGCCTTCACGGGTGCGGACCTGCGGCTCGTCCCGCAGGGCCTCGCTCACGCCCGTCGCGGTCGGCGCATCATGACCGGCAACATCGCCCTCGCCCTCGCCATCATCGTGGTCCTGTTCCCGCTCGCGCTGTTCGGCGTGCTCCCTCTGGCGGGCGTCGTCCTCGTCCACGAGGTCGCGGAGGTCGTGGTCATCCTCAACGGCGTCCGGGCGGCGCGCACGGCCGGCGCGCTCGCGCCGCTGGCCCCTGTCGCCGGCCGGGGCGAACGCCTCCCCACCGGAGCGGCTCAGCGGGTCCGGTAGTGCGCGTAGATCAGGCCGCTGTCGAAGGAACGCTCCTGGACCAGGTCGAGATCGAGGCGTACGCCGTCGGGGAAGAATCGCTTGCCGCCGCCGACCACGCTCGTGGTCATGAACAGGTGGTACTCGTCGACCAGCCCGGCCGCGATCGCCTGGGCGGCGAGGTTCGGGCCGTCGACGGAGAGGTCGTGATCGGAGGAGGCCTTGAGCTTGCGCACCGCGTCCGGGTCGAAGGTTCGCTCGATGCGGGTCTTCGCGCTCGACGGCGACTCCAGCGTCGTGGAGTAGACGACCTTCTCCGCGGCCTGCCAGTCGCGGGCGTACTGCACGATGTGCGGTGGCGCATCCGGATCGGTGTGCGCGGTCTCCCAGAAGACCATCGTCTCGTACATCCGCCGCCCGTAGAGGTACGTGCCGACGTGGCGGAACGTGTCGCCGATGAAGGTGTGCACCTCCTCGTCCTCGGCTCCCCGGCCGAGGTCGCCCTCCGCGGCCTCGGCGTAGCCGTCGAGCGAGGTGATCATCGAGTAGATGAGCTTGGCCATGTCGAGCTCCTTCGCTTGAGGTGAGTCAACGGGCTCACCACAAGCACGGTAGTCATATCCGTAGTCGTGAGTCAAGTAACTCACCTCTATGGCACTATGGATCCATGCCGCGCGAGCTCTCCACCTACCATCGGGGAGTCGCCGCGGCCAACCGTGCGGCGATCCTCGACGCGGCCATGGCCCTGTTCCTCGCGTCCGGCTACGACCGCACCTCGCTGGCGAGCGTCGCCGAGAGCGCGGGGGTGTCCAAGGCGACGCTGTTCAAGCAGTTCCCGACGAAGGCGGAGCTCTTCGAGGCGACGGTGCTCGCGGCGGGCGGCACACCTGGTGGGGAGCTCGTGGATCCGCCGCCGGGAGACTTCCATGGCGGCCTGGTCACACTGGGCCTCGCGTACGCGGAGCTGCTGACACGCCCCGGGATGGAGGACCTGATCCGCGTCGTGATCGCCGAGGCCCCGCGGTTCCCGGAGCTGCGCGAGCAGACGTTCGACTTCGGCACGCTGCCCGTGCTCGCGGCGCTGGGGCGATATCTCCGGGCGGAGCACGCCGCGGGCACTGCCGACGTGGACGACCCGGACGCGGCCTCGGCGCAGTTCCTCGGGATGATCTCCACCGTCGTCTTCTGGCCTCGCCTCGTCCACGGCAACTGGTCCCTCAGCGACGAGGAGACGCTTCGCGTGGTGGACGACGCGGCCCGGACGATGGCCGCGCGCTACGGCGTGGCCGTGGGCAGCTGATCCGCCGACGCGGCTGGTCGTCGGGCCGGCGCGCCGATGACGAAGCCCCGGAACCAGACGGCTCCGGGGCCTCCGTGGCGGAGGATGGGGGATTCGAACCCCCGAGGGCTTGCACCCAACACGCTTTCCAAGCGTGCGCCATAGGCCACTAGGCGAATCCTCCGAGCCCGACGAGGATACCGGAGCCTCGGGCGCCCCCCGAACGTGAGGGGCGCCGCGCCGTCGTCGTCCGCGTCACACGTGTGGAAGGTCGGTCACCGCTCCGAGCACCGATCTTCCACACCGGCAGCGGGTCAGCTCCCGAGCCACTCCGAGGCCGCCGCGAGCATCGCGCGCACGGCGCCGTCGAGCGTTCCCGGCGCCGACGGCGCGAAGTGCGGGGAGTGGTTGTACGCCACGCCCTCGGGCAGCGACATGATCGACGCGCGCCCGGCCAGGATGTCCGCGAACAGCGCCGGGTCGTAGCCGCCCACGAACCAGAACACCGACGGGCAGCCCGCTGCCGCACCGAACCGGCCGAAGTCCTCGCTCCCGGACACCGGCCGGGGCATCTCGTGCACGTGCCCGGTCCCGAGCCCGAGGGCCAGCGCCGCGCGGGTCCGGGCCTCGCCGTCGACGTCGTTGGCGTTGAGCGGGAGCGAGTGGAGGTACGTGAACTCCGGCTCGCGCGGGGCACCGGACGCCGCCGCCTCGGCGCGCGCCATCCGCTCGATGGCCGCCATCACCTGGTCGCGGATGGTCGGGTCGAACGTGCGGACGCTGATCTTGAGCACCGCGTCGTCGGGGATGATGTTCTCCTTCATCCCCGCCACGAGGGAGCCCACCGTCACCACGACCGGGTCCTGCGAGGAGATCTCGCGTGACGCGATGGTCTGCAGCCGCATCACGAGCGACGCCCCCATGACCACAGGGTCCACCGTGAGCTCCGGCGTCGAGCCGTGGCCCCCGCGCCCGAACAGCCGGATGTGCACGGCGTCCGCCGTCGCCATCATCGGTCCCGGTCGCAGCATGGCGTGACCGGCGGGGAGCGAGGAGACGTGTTGCCCGAGGCACACGTCCGGCGTCCCGAATCTCGCGAACAGGTCGTCCTCGATCATCGCCTGAGCGCCCTCGCCGGTCTCCTCGGCGGGCTGGAACACGGCGAGGACGGTGCCGGACCAGGCGCCGCGATTCTCGGCGAGCTGCGCCGTCGCCCCGAGGAGCGCGGTGACGTGGACGTCGTGCCCGCAGCCGTGCATCACCGGGACCTCGACGCCGTCGGCCCCGATCGCCGTCACCGTCGACGCGAACGGCAGACCCGTGTCCTCGCGCAGCGGCAGCCCGTCCATGTCGGCTCGGAGGAGGACGCGCGGTCCGGCGCCGTTGGCGAGGACGCCGACGACGCCCGTGCCGCCCACGCCCTCGGTCACCTCGTAGCCCTGCGCGCGGAGCCGTTCCGCGACGACGCCGGCCGTCCGGTGCTCCTGCATCGACAGCTCCGGGTGGGCGTGCAGGTCCTCGTACAGGGAGCGCAGGTCCGCCAGTCGTCCGTCGAGCCCGTCGGTCAGGGCGTCGATGCGGGTGGGGGCGTCGGTCACGGTTCCTCCTCGGTGCGGGTCGCGATCAGCGTAGGGCTGCCGGGGACGACGGCGCCCGGCCGGGACAGCTCGGCGGGATCAGGCCGACGGCGTCAGCGGCCGAGCACGCGGACCGAGTCGATCTCGAACCGGGCCGGGAACGCGGCGTCGTCCACGCCCTGCGCCCCGCCCCAGCCCCCTCCGACGGCGAGGTTGAGGATGAGGTGGAACGGCGTGTCGAAGGGCCACGTGTCGCGCTCGGCAGCCGCCTCCCGCGCGTAGGTGAAGGACGCCTCGCCGTCGACGGACCAGGTGATGGACTCCGCGTCCCAGTCCACCGCGTACGTGTGGAACGCCTCCTGCGCGTCGGGGACCGCCGTGGTGGCCGTGCGCTGCGTGCCGTCGACGTGGTTGTACGCGGCCGTGTGGATGCTGGCGTGCACGACGCCGGGATCGTGCCCGACGTGCTCCATGACGTCGATCTCGCCGTCGTCCGGCCAACGTCGTTCGCCCGGCGTCGACGGCAGCATCCAGATCGCCGGCCACGTGCCGCGACCGATCGGCAGCCGGGCCGTCACCTCGACGCGAGCGTGGAGCCAGGCGGCGCGCGAGACGAGCCGCGCGGACGTGAAGCGCCGGTCCTGCCAGTCCTCGGCGTGCGCCTCGATCACGAGACGGCCGCCGGAGACCCGTGCGTTGCGCGCCCGGTCCGACGTGTAGAACTGGAGCTCGTCGTTGCCCCAGCCGTGGCCGCCCACGGCGTGGCTCCATCGCGCGGGATCCGGCGCGCCGTCGTCGGCGAAGTCGTCGGACCACA includes these proteins:
- a CDS encoding dihydrofolate reductase family protein: MAKLIYSMITSLDGYAEAAEGDLGRGAEDEEVHTFIGDTFRHVGTYLYGRRMYETMVFWETAHTDPDAPPHIVQYARDWQAAEKVVYSTTLESPSSAKTRIERTFDPDAVRKLKASSDHDLSVDGPNLAAQAIAAGLVDEYHLFMTTSVVGGGKRFFPDGVRLDLDLVQERSFDSGLIYAHYRTR
- a CDS encoding heavy metal translocating P-type ATPase, which produces MSRECCGDDEIDARELQLRALADGSSGALSGGADDDDAAASEEEFVPFWRDRVLLLPAASGVLLGVGYVLEWTGSDAPALVAQGASLLAGAWTFVPGAVRRLARGRLGVGLLMTIAAVGAVALGHVGEAAALAFLFSIAEALEDRAMDRAKHGLRALLALMPATARISRMAGEIEIPAAQVRELDLLVVRPGERIATDGVVTTGRSSLDTSAVTGESIPVEVAPGDAVLAGAVNGTGALLVEATADGRDNSLTTIVRLVEEAQARKGERARLADRIARPLVPAVLVLAALVAVWGLIVGDPALWTQRALVVLVAASPCALAIAVPVTVISAIGAASRFGMVVRSGAAFEELGAVRAVAIDKTGTLTRNRPAVVEVSTRAGVTEHQALTLAAALEARSTHPLAAAILAAAPSPPLAHDVAELPGRGLQGDVDGVRVQVGTTRWLDPGDLADDAARLEGEGMTVVAVVSDGVPAAVIGIRDELRPEAPDAVARLRADGITVTMVTGDNERTARALAAEAGIEDVRAAQLPQDKERAVRESSSRVPTAMIGDGVNDAPALAAADVGIAMGVGGSAAAIESADVAFTGADLRLVPQGLAHARRGRRIMTGNIALALAIIVVLFPLALFGVLPLAGVVLVHEVAEVVVILNGVRAARTAGALAPLAPVAGRGERLPTGAAQRVR
- a CDS encoding TetR/AcrR family transcriptional regulator, which translates into the protein MPRELSTYHRGVAAANRAAILDAAMALFLASGYDRTSLASVAESAGVSKATLFKQFPTKAELFEATVLAAGGTPGGELVDPPPGDFHGGLVTLGLAYAELLTRPGMEDLIRVVIAEAPRFPELREQTFDFGTLPVLAALGRYLRAEHAAGTADVDDPDAASAQFLGMISTVVFWPRLVHGNWSLSDEETLRVVDDAARTMAARYGVAVGS
- a CDS encoding amidohydrolase, with the translated sequence MTDAPTRIDALTDGLDGRLADLRSLYEDLHAHPELSMQEHRTAGVVAERLRAQGYEVTEGVGGTGVVGVLANGAGPRVLLRADMDGLPLREDTGLPFASTVTAIGADGVEVPVMHGCGHDVHVTALLGATAQLAENRGAWSGTVLAVFQPAEETGEGAQAMIEDDLFARFGTPDVCLGQHVSSLPAGHAMLRPGPMMATADAVHIRLFGRGGHGSTPELTVDPVVMGASLVMRLQTIASREISSQDPVVVTVGSLVAGMKENIIPDDAVLKISVRTFDPTIRDQVMAAIERMARAEAAASGAPREPEFTYLHSLPLNANDVDGEARTRAALALGLGTGHVHEMPRPVSGSEDFGRFGAAAGCPSVFWFVGGYDPALFADILAGRASIMSLPEGVAYNHSPHFAPSAPGTLDGAVRAMLAAASEWLGS
- a CDS encoding ArsR/SmtB family transcription factor, whose product is MLNSATNTLDRVEVMGRLGRAMSDPTRARLLERLLDGPTYPAELAADLALTRSNVSNHLACLRGCGLVLTVPDGRRTRYEIADPHLAAALGELMRVVLDVRDGRECANPLCDVPGCTACETGTA
- a CDS encoding glycoside hydrolase family 16 protein; the protein is MTTLLWSDDFADDGAPDPARWSHAVGGHGWGNDELQFYTSDRARNARVSGGRLVIEAHAEDWQDRRFTSARLVSRAAWLHARVEVTARLPIGRGTWPAIWMLPSTPGERRWPDDGEIDVMEHVGHDPGVVHASIHTAAYNHVDGTQRTATTAVPDAQEAFHTYAVDWDAESITWSVDGEASFTYAREAAAERDTWPFDTPFHLILNLAVGGGWGGAQGVDDAAFPARFEIDSVRVLGR